The proteins below come from a single Desulfovibrio sp. Huiquan2017 genomic window:
- a CDS encoding site-specific integrase: protein MPYKEKRRWRGSVRFTPSDGSPQIRRTQLFDKMKDAEKWENKTREALELADAEKRKDMHRVGLEVLVGDWANAYMDYATATWSKGSCSDKRLAFRRLFEMTVRPNQLVHEITPVMALNHLSRLKQQTTGNTANRDRKNLAAAWKWGARYLGMDKTNPFRSVDKFPEQRHPRWVPPLEDFRKVVDVATPLQRQLLLLAFHTAARRGELWKLKWSEVNLATGMIGFWTNKRRSGNAEFDELPISGMLRAHLAEWKLISRDEELVFGSRFEGLLDINNRWLRRLCADVGVRNFGYHGIRHLSASIAIHNGATIVEVQQLLRHKSIATTQRYIHKVKKSTGAVDALDAAWRDDGDREPPALKLVR from the coding sequence GCTTTACGCCATCCGACGGTTCGCCTCAGATCAGGCGCACCCAGCTCTTTGACAAGATGAAAGACGCGGAAAAATGGGAAAACAAGACCCGAGAAGCCTTGGAGCTCGCGGATGCGGAAAAACGAAAGGACATGCATCGCGTGGGCCTGGAAGTCCTGGTCGGGGATTGGGCGAATGCCTACATGGATTACGCCACGGCCACTTGGTCGAAGGGAAGCTGCTCGGATAAGCGCCTTGCGTTTCGGCGTTTGTTCGAAATGACGGTGCGTCCCAATCAGTTGGTTCATGAGATCACCCCGGTGATGGCCCTGAACCACCTGAGTCGGCTCAAGCAGCAGACCACGGGAAACACGGCCAATCGGGACCGGAAAAACCTTGCCGCCGCCTGGAAGTGGGGTGCGCGGTATTTGGGAATGGACAAGACGAATCCGTTCCGATCCGTGGACAAGTTCCCCGAGCAGCGCCACCCGAGGTGGGTTCCGCCCCTTGAGGACTTCCGCAAGGTCGTGGATGTGGCAACGCCCTTGCAACGGCAACTGCTTCTGCTGGCGTTCCACACGGCTGCCCGCCGGGGCGAATTGTGGAAGCTCAAGTGGTCGGAAGTCAATCTGGCCACGGGCATGATCGGTTTCTGGACCAACAAGCGCAGAAGCGGGAATGCCGAGTTCGATGAGTTGCCCATCTCGGGCATGCTCAGGGCGCACCTTGCCGAATGGAAGTTGATATCCAGGGATGAGGAACTGGTGTTCGGAAGCCGGTTCGAAGGCCTTCTGGACATCAATAACCGCTGGCTGCGGCGGCTGTGCGCCGATGTTGGCGTGAGGAACTTCGGTTATCACGGAATCCGCCACCTGTCCGCCAGCATCGCCATCCATAACGGGGCGACTATCGTGGAAGTGCAGCAGTTGCTGCGTCACAAGTCCATTGCGACGACCCAGCGGTACATCCACAAGGTCAAGAAAAGCACCGGCGCGGTGGATGCCCTGGACGCGGCCTGGCGTGATGACGGGGACAGGGAACCGCCCGCCCTGAAGTTGGTCCGGTGA
- a CDS encoding AMP-binding protein: MTRKDRTEGIYSRREVLDESERRQYCQLQLKELLSYAYRYSEDVKKRFDRAQFNVDKFRTLNDLKHIPIIKKKELIFLQSMGPRLGGLLTKDLGELQRVFLSPGPIFDPEDRSEDYWGWTEGFYAAGFRSGDLAQITFNYHLAPAGLMFEEPLRNLSCAVVPAGPGNTNSQIEIMQKLRVTGYVGTPSYLMHLAQKAEEAGLSLRKDLFLEVAFVTGEKFSEKMRSTLEKKFDCIMRQGYGTADVGCIGYECFHKSGLHLSNRAYVEICHPDTGIPLKDGEVGEIVVTAFNRTYPLIRLATGDLGYLDRAPCACGRTSPRLGGIVGRVDTTARIKGMFVYPHQVEQVMARFEEVKRWQIEVTNPGGIDEMILSIEAGQFNQEDELLHLFREKIKLRPILKVLAPGTLPPQIRPIEDKRTWD; the protein is encoded by the coding sequence ATGACACGAAAAGACCGTACCGAGGGAATCTATTCCCGCCGCGAGGTGCTCGACGAGTCCGAGCGCAGGCAATACTGCCAGTTGCAGTTGAAGGAGTTGCTCTCCTATGCCTACCGTTACTCCGAGGACGTCAAGAAGCGGTTCGACCGCGCTCAGTTCAACGTGGACAAGTTCCGCACTCTGAACGACCTCAAGCATATCCCCATCATTAAGAAGAAGGAACTCATCTTTCTCCAGTCCATGGGGCCCCGTCTCGGCGGGTTGCTGACCAAGGATCTGGGCGAGCTTCAGCGCGTCTTCCTCTCCCCCGGCCCGATCTTCGATCCCGAGGACCGCTCCGAGGACTATTGGGGGTGGACCGAAGGCTTCTATGCCGCGGGCTTCCGCTCCGGCGACCTGGCCCAGATCACCTTCAACTACCACCTGGCTCCGGCCGGGCTGATGTTTGAAGAGCCCCTGCGCAACCTGTCCTGCGCCGTGGTGCCCGCCGGGCCCGGCAACACCAACTCCCAGATCGAAATCATGCAGAAGCTGCGTGTCACCGGCTACGTGGGCACTCCCAGCTATCTCATGCACCTGGCCCAGAAGGCCGAGGAAGCGGGCCTGTCTCTGCGCAAGGACCTGTTCCTCGAAGTGGCCTTCGTCACCGGCGAAAAGTTCTCCGAGAAGATGCGCTCCACCCTGGAGAAGAAATTCGACTGCATCATGCGCCAGGGCTACGGCACTGCGGACGTGGGCTGCATCGGCTACGAATGTTTCCACAAGTCCGGCCTGCACCTGTCCAACCGCGCCTATGTGGAAATCTGCCATCCCGACACCGGCATCCCGCTCAAGGACGGCGAGGTCGGCGAGATTGTGGTTACCGCCTTCAACCGGACCTATCCGCTCATCCGGCTGGCCACGGGCGATCTCGGCTATCTGGACCGCGCCCCGTGCGCCTGCGGCCGTACTTCCCCGCGCCTGGGCGGCATCGTCGGCCGCGTGGATACCACCGCGCGCATCAAGGGCATGTTCGTCTACCCGCATCAGGTGGAGCAGGTCATGGCCCGGTTCGAAGAGGTCAAGCGCTGGCAGATCGAAGTCACCAACCCCGGCGGCATCGACGAGATGATCCTGTCCATCGAGGCGGGCCAGTTCAACCAGGAGGACGAACTCCTCCACCTCTTCCGCGAGAAGATCAAGCTGCGCCCCATCCTCAAGGTTCTCGCCCCCGGCACCCTGCCCCCGCAGATCCGGCCCATCGAGGACAAGCGCACCTGGGATTAA
- a CDS encoding bile acid:sodium symporter — protein sequence MFGILQKLTKNLIYAIPAMMVVGFAYGLWADTGWLKTAIIPFTFLMVYPMMVTLKVRKVFEGGDGKAQILTQLINFGLIPFLTFAVGLLFFRDNPYMALGLLLAGLVPTSGMTISWTGFAKGNMSAAVKMTVIGLIVGSLATPLYVKLLMGTAIQMQLAAVFRQILFIVFLPMALGYLTQRFLVKRYGQQTFQRDIGPKFPGLSTVGVLGIVFVALALKARTIAAAPGVLLDILVPLILLYGFNFLLSTVIGKSMLPRGDAIALVYGSVMRNLSIALAIAINAFGTQGSDAALVIAMAYIVQVQSAAWYVRFTPKVFGLPEEMLRQPA from the coding sequence ATGTTCGGCATATTGCAGAAACTGACCAAAAACCTGATCTACGCCATCCCCGCCATGATGGTCGTCGGCTTCGCCTACGGGCTGTGGGCGGATACCGGCTGGCTCAAGACCGCGATCATCCCGTTCACCTTCCTCATGGTCTACCCCATGATGGTCACGCTCAAGGTCCGCAAGGTCTTTGAGGGGGGCGACGGCAAGGCGCAAATCCTGACCCAGCTCATCAACTTCGGGCTGATCCCCTTCCTGACTTTCGCCGTAGGCCTCCTCTTTTTCCGGGACAATCCGTACATGGCCCTGGGCCTGCTCCTGGCCGGACTGGTGCCGACCAGCGGCATGACCATCTCCTGGACCGGATTCGCCAAGGGAAACATGTCCGCCGCGGTCAAGATGACGGTCATCGGGCTCATTGTCGGATCCCTGGCCACCCCGCTCTATGTGAAGCTCCTCATGGGCACGGCCATCCAGATGCAGTTGGCCGCCGTGTTCCGGCAAATCCTGTTCATCGTCTTCCTGCCCATGGCCCTGGGCTACCTGACCCAAAGATTCCTGGTGAAACGCTACGGCCAACAGACGTTCCAACGCGATATCGGCCCGAAATTCCCGGGGTTGTCCACCGTGGGCGTGCTCGGCATCGTGTTCGTGGCCCTGGCCCTCAAGGCCAGAACCATCGCGGCCGCGCCCGGCGTGCTTTTGGACATCCTCGTGCCGCTCATCCTGCTCTACGGCTTCAACTTCCTGCTCTCCACGGTCATCGGCAAATCCATGTTGCCGCGCGGCGACGCCATCGCCCTGGTCTACGGCTCGGTCATGCGCAATCTGTCCATCGCGCTCGCCATCGCCATCAACGCCTTCGGCACGCAGGGCTCGGACGCCGCCCTGGTCATCGCCATGGCCTATATCGTCCAGGTCCAGTCCGCCGCATGGTACGTCCGTTTCACCCCCAAGGTCTTCGGCCTTCCCGAGGAGATGCTCCGCCAACCCGCGTAG
- a CDS encoding Crp/Fnr family transcriptional regulator, whose amino-acid sequence MQPIDLRNEISALPIFARLEDAQLDRLASHAEVLRFPKRSLFFSEDNAARGLHVLLSGQVKLFRLAEDGKEQTIFVFGPGEPFCLCSTFSDGKLPANLGALEDSRVLFIRPAEYERLVREDPSILLTMMRVMSRRLKDAMDMIDSLSLKQVPSRLMAYFESRHQGGRVTLDLSQRELAKIIGITPEALSRTLRKMTDSNDIIMDGNDIILPHLEA is encoded by the coding sequence ATGCAGCCCATCGACCTCAGAAACGAAATCAGCGCCTTGCCCATCTTCGCTCGGCTCGAAGACGCCCAGCTCGACCGCCTGGCCTCCCATGCCGAGGTCCTGCGTTTTCCCAAACGCTCCCTTTTCTTCAGCGAGGACAACGCCGCCCGGGGGCTGCACGTGCTCTTGTCCGGGCAGGTAAAACTCTTCCGCCTGGCCGAGGACGGCAAGGAGCAGACCATTTTCGTGTTCGGCCCTGGTGAGCCGTTCTGCCTGTGCTCCACCTTTTCCGACGGCAAACTGCCCGCCAATCTCGGCGCGCTTGAGGACAGCCGCGTCCTGTTCATCCGTCCCGCGGAGTACGAACGCCTCGTGCGCGAAGACCCGTCCATCCTCCTGACCATGATGCGGGTCATGTCGCGGCGGCTCAAGGACGCCATGGACATGATCGACTCCCTGTCCCTCAAACAGGTCCCTTCGCGGCTTATGGCCTACTTCGAAAGTCGCCACCAGGGCGGCCGCGTGACCCTGGACCTCTCCCAGCGCGAACTCGCCAAGATCATCGGCATCACCCCGGAAGCGCTTTCCCGCACCCTGCGCAAAATGACCGACAGCAACGACATCATCATGGACGGCAACGATATCATCCTTCCTCATCTGGAGGCCTAG
- a CDS encoding RNA methyltransferase → MQDHDRTKKDSKIYVVGNKPVKELLLDSPQKVDFVAFRKGRRDQAMEEILEICRTAQVPYKSVSAKELDYMFRGNHQGVAARCAALDYTPLEQLLEQAPQAPLPLIVALDQVQDTGNVGVLARTVHALGGAGLIVCQHHGAYIGAGAVRSSAGALNKLPVAKVGNLANAMKDCVNYDYTLYCARMTSDSENVYTATLHTPAVLILGNEEKGIRPGVAKFAHHSLHIPFQREFDSLNVAQAGAIIVSEFARRLG, encoded by the coding sequence ATGCAAGACCATGACCGGACAAAAAAAGACTCTAAAATCTACGTAGTTGGCAACAAACCGGTCAAAGAGCTGCTGCTGGATTCCCCGCAGAAGGTGGATTTCGTCGCCTTCCGCAAGGGCCGGCGCGACCAGGCCATGGAGGAAATCCTCGAAATCTGCCGGACCGCCCAGGTGCCCTACAAATCGGTCTCGGCAAAGGAATTGGACTACATGTTCCGGGGCAACCACCAGGGTGTGGCCGCCCGCTGCGCCGCCCTCGACTATACGCCCCTCGAACAGCTCCTGGAACAGGCCCCGCAGGCCCCCCTGCCGCTGATCGTCGCCCTGGACCAGGTCCAGGATACCGGCAACGTCGGCGTGCTCGCCCGTACCGTCCACGCCCTGGGCGGCGCGGGCCTCATCGTCTGCCAACACCATGGCGCCTACATCGGGGCCGGGGCCGTACGCTCCTCGGCGGGAGCCCTGAACAAACTGCCCGTGGCCAAGGTCGGCAATCTCGCCAACGCCATGAAGGACTGCGTCAACTACGACTATACCCTCTATTGCGCCCGCATGACTTCCGACTCCGAAAACGTCTATACCGCCACCCTTCACACACCCGCCGTGCTCATCCTCGGCAACGAGGAAAAAGGCATCCGGCCCGGCGTCGCCAAATTCGCCCACCACAGCCTCCACATCCCCTTCCAGCGGGAATTCGACTCCCTCAACGTCGCCCAGGCCGGGGCCATCATCGTCTCGGAATTCGCCAGAAGATTGGGATAA